The following nucleotide sequence is from Austwickia chelonae.
CAAGAAATAGGTCAGCCCGCGCAGTTCCTCGTCCGGTCGGGGCCTGGTGACCACAGAGACCAACACACTGACGATCAAATCGACCACGAAAGCCGTCGACGCGCAGAGGAAAGCCAGCCCCTGGCCCGGCAAGGTGAACAATTCCCCACTTTTCGATGCCGCGAACAAGCCGATCGCCGAAGCCGTTCCCGCGAGCAGGCCCGCCCACCCCGCGGTAGGCGTCATCCGTTTCCAGAACAGACCGAGGACGAAGGTCGCGAACAAAGGAGCATTGAAGAAACCGAAAAGCGTCTGCAGGTAATCCATCAGATTGCTGAACCGTCCGGCGATCCCCGCCGTCGCCACCGAGATCAACGTGGCGCCTACCGTGGCCGCGCGACCCACCTTCAGATAGAAGTCGTCACCGCGCCCCTTCACCAGATAGGTCTGCACGATGTCGTAGGAGAAGACCGTGTTGAAAGCCGACACATTCGCCGCCATCCCGGCCATGAACGCCGCCAGCAGCCCGGTGATCGCCAGCCCCAGCAGCCCGTTGGGCAGGATGTCACGCATCAACAACAGCAGCGAGTCGTTGTAGGTCACGAATTCCCCAGAGGCGCCGCCAGGCACCTTCTCCCCCTGCTTCGTCCGCGCGATCTCGCCGACCAGTACCGCCGCGATCATCCCCGGCAGGATCGTCAGGAAGGGAATGAACATCTTCGGGAAGGCCCCGATGATCGGGGTGCGCCGCGCAGCCGAGATCGAATCGCTCGCCATCGCCCGCTGCACCTCGACGAAGTTCGTCGTCCAATAGCCGAAGGACAGAACGAAACCCAGACCGAAGACCAACCCGATCACCGAGAGCACAGGGCTGTCGAAACCGGAGATCGCCTGACCCGGCCAGGAGTGCAGCTGCTGCTCCGCCGAAGGAACCCCAGCCGAAGCCGGAGCCTCGGAGGCAGCCCGGACAATTTTCTCCTGCAGGCCTCCCCAGCCTCCGACCCGATGCAACCCCAGCAGGGTCAACGGAAGCAACGAGGCCACGATGACGAAGAACTGCAGCACCTCGTTGTAGATCGCCGCCGCCAACCCGCCCAAGGTGATGTACGACAGGACGATCAGCGCAGCGACCAGCAGAGCCACCGGCAAAGGCCAGCCCAGCAGGGCGCGCACGATCGTGCCCAGCAGATAGAGGTTGATCCCGCCGATCAAGAGTTGCGCGACGGCGAAAACCACCGAGTTGACCAGGTGCGCCCCTGTTCCGAACCGGCGCAGCATGAACTCGGGCACCGATCTCGCCCGGGAGCCGTAATAGAAGGGCATCATCACGACACCCAGGAAGACCATCGCCGGGATCGCGCCGATCCAGAAATAATGGACCGTCGGCAGTCCCAGCTGAGCCCCGGTGGCCGACATACCCAGGATCTCCACCGCGCCCAGGTTCGCCGAGATGAAGGCCAGACCGGTGACCCAGGCGGGCAGCGACCGTCCGGACAGGAAGAAGTCGATCGACCCCGACACCTGGCGGCGCGCCAGGACACCAATTCCCAGGACGAATGCGAAATAGATGAACAGGATTCCGTAATCGACCGCGCTCACGTCGATGATCGCGCCGCTCGTCGGCAGCACCGACAGCAACCGTGGTGACATCGTCGTCCCTTCCGAGGCAGAGCGCTGCCCTCGACGGTCCTGTGGAGACCGCCCCGACAGGACGTTCCCCATCGTGGTCCTCTCCGGACGAAAGGAAAGGGCTTTCCTTGCGTACGTGATCAAGACCACTGTCCAATAAGGCGATTCCCCAGTGAGCCGAAAGACGATGGGTCACAATCAGGCGCGTAGCCGCCCCAGGCCCGTTTCCCGGACCGTCCACGACATCAGGGAGAAACCCCATGCGCACCCTCATCAGCAACGGGATGCTCTGCTCCGAAGGTGGCACCATGCGGGCCGACCTGGTCTGCCAGGACGAGCGGATCGACATGATCGCCGTGGACGTCGACCCTGCCGGTTTCGACACCGTCATCGACGCCACCGGCATGTACGTCCTGCCGGGCGGGATCGACGCCCACACCCACATGGATCTTCAACAGTCGCCGTCCTACCGTTCCTGCGACGACTTCTACGACGGCGGAGTCGCAGCGGCCTGCGGGGGCACCACCACGATCATCGACCACATGGCCTTCGGCGAGCCCGGATGCACTCTGCGCTCCCGCTTCGACGCATACCGGGAGCTGGCTCGCCGGTGCCCGATCGA
It contains:
- a CDS encoding sodium:solute symporter family protein, whose protein sequence is MSPRLLSVLPTSGAIIDVSAVDYGILFIYFAFVLGIGVLARRQVSGSIDFFLSGRSLPAWVTGLAFISANLGAVEILGMSATGAQLGLPTVHYFWIGAIPAMVFLGVVMMPFYYGSRARSVPEFMLRRFGTGAHLVNSVVFAVAQLLIGGINLYLLGTIVRALLGWPLPVALLVAALIVLSYITLGGLAAAIYNEVLQFFVIVASLLPLTLLGLHRVGGWGGLQEKIVRAASEAPASAGVPSAEQQLHSWPGQAISGFDSPVLSVIGLVFGLGFVLSFGYWTTNFVEVQRAMASDSISAARRTPIIGAFPKMFIPFLTILPGMIAAVLVGEIARTKQGEKVPGGASGEFVTYNDSLLLLMRDILPNGLLGLAITGLLAAFMAGMAANVSAFNTVFSYDIVQTYLVKGRGDDFYLKVGRAATVGATLISVATAGIAGRFSNLMDYLQTLFGFFNAPLFATFVLGLFWKRMTPTAGWAGLLAGTASAIGLFAASKSGELFTLPGQGLAFLCASTAFVVDLIVSVLVSVVTRPRPDEELRGLTYFLTPKEDVVDPEEALLPWYRRTLPMAGLAIGMVVVLNAMF